TAAACACACTATAGCGGCGATGGTTTTGGAATATCAATCATCGAATAATTTGTAAAGATTGTAATCCTCTTATGCAATACATAATCAATGTCGGCAAAAAGTTAAAAACTATCCGGCATGAAAAAGATCTTACATTAAGAGAGTTGTCTCAACAATCCAACGTATCACATACACAAATATCTGAAATTGAACGTGGATTAACTTCTCCTACAATTAAAACATTGCTGAAACTCATGTCAGCATTACGGCAAGATGTAAGCTTCTTTTTTGTTGATAAAAAAAGCCGCTAAGTTTTTACACCCAGCGGCTTAAAGCAATTTACTATTGCTTTGAAACGCGTCGTGGAAAATATACAAGCTTGATTTCTGATTGTCAAGATAAAAAATAAAAAAAATTAAGAAAAAAAATCACTGAGTGAACCTCCCATTTATTTTGGTGATTGCTTTCTTTCTGAGGGCAGAGCTGTAGCGACTCTGCCCTTTTTTTATAAACGTGTCGATGAATAATTAAAGCGGGGAGAAA
This sequence is a window from candidate division KSB1 bacterium. Protein-coding genes within it:
- a CDS encoding helix-turn-helix transcriptional regulator, which translates into the protein MQYIINVGKKLKTIRHEKDLTLRELSQQSNVSHTQISEIERGLTSPTIKTLLKLMSALRQDVSFFFVDKKSR